In Ovis canadensis isolate MfBH-ARS-UI-01 breed Bighorn chromosome 11, ARS-UI_OviCan_v2, whole genome shotgun sequence, one genomic interval encodes:
- the LOC138415486 gene encoding EF-hand calcium-binding domain-containing protein 3-like, translating to MSLSTVGEEGQCGEASGRGDGNKREENLECGDGRGQQRAEDQAISIGEENIQKEPAATLATGAEQASQRIRQLKGLEATHTIQSGPQTRSQRGTFADKKLLPLTAQQLAAFRDVFKLFSSSPTGSVDMRSMKAALCNVGVQLSPQEMCEALRQADLDGDGIVSFKDFLGVLTDSHRLAQCLVSSRVRWRGLGETLSEAAAHFSPSSYYSKKQRSLRLNASWKRQSRSRSRCGRGRSRRSHAGLAFFCQAARLIGLSNAELARSLHGLHKAGACSPYSQIPSLNGEPQPESHTQSRTPRPDVRLPKSYQPSRPKRGPKSGRLSQGESRHGQGQRAGPGYADKGQGM from the exons ATGAGCCTCTCCACGGTAGGGGAGGAGGGACAGTGTGGGGAAGCTTctggaagaggagatggcaacAAGAGGGAAGAGAACTTGGAGTGTGGGGACGGACGTGG GCAGCAGAGGGCGGAAGACCAAGCGATCAGCATCGGCGAAGAGAACATCCAG AAGGAACCAGCTGCCACCTTGGCCACGGGGGCTGAGCAGGCTTCCCAGAGGATCAGACAGCTCAAGGGACTTGAGGCCACCCACACAATACAGTCAGGCCCTCAGACCAGGTCTCAGAG AGGCACCTTTGCAGACAAGAAGTTGCTTCCCCTGACAGCACAGCAGCTAGCAG cattcCGGGATGTCTTCAAACTGTTCAGCtccagcccaacaggctccgtGGACATGCGCAGTATGAAAGCTGCCCTGTGCAATGTGGGTGTCCAGCTGAGCCCGCAGGAGATGTGTGAGGCTCTGCGGCAGGCAGACTTGGATG GTGATGGAATCGTAAGCTTCAAAGACTTCCTGGGTGTCCTCACTGACAGCCACCGCCTGGCTCAGTGCTTGG TTTCCTCGCGGGTAAGATGGAGAGGACTGGGAGAGACGCTGTCTGAGGCGGCTGCCCACTTTTCTCCTTCAAGCTACTACTCCAAGAAGCAGCGGTCTCTGCGTCTGAACGCAAGCTGGAAACGTCAATCCCGCAGTCGATCTCGCTGCGGTCGAGGCCGCAGCAGGCGCTCTCACGCGGGCCTCGCGTTCTTCTGCCAGGCCGCGCGCCTCATCGGCCTCTCCAATGCCGAGCTGGCGCGTTCGCTGCACGGACTGCACAAAGCGG GAGCATGCAGCCCCTACTCCCAGATACCTAGCCTGAACGGGGAACCACAGCCAGAATCCCACACGCAGAGCCGAACTCCGCGCCCAGACGTCCGACTTCCCAAGTCGTACCAGCCCAGTCGCCCCAAGCGCGGGCCCAAGAGCGGGCGGCTCAGCCAAGGTGAAAGTCGACACGGGCAGGGCCAGCGGGCGGGGCCGGGTTATGCAGATAAGGGGCAGGGCATGTGA